From Candidatus Pedobacter colombiensis, one genomic window encodes:
- a CDS encoding tRNA-(ms[2]io[6]A)-hydroxylase, protein MLGLKLLTDPRWANIAESNLEEILTDHAWCEQKAATNAITLIANNSEHMDLVEALTAIAIEEMQHFQMVVDIIKQRGYTLGRERKDDYVGKLVKFSRRDGSRNSAFIDRLLFAAMIEARSCERFRVLSQNIKDQELAKFYHDLMVSEAGHYTIFLNFARKYTIDIDVEKRWKEWLEFEGELIQSFGNKEAIHG, encoded by the coding sequence ATGCTTGGATTAAAATTATTGACAGACCCGCGTTGGGCAAACATTGCTGAATCAAATTTGGAGGAGATCTTGACCGATCATGCCTGGTGCGAACAAAAAGCAGCAACGAATGCCATTACCCTGATTGCCAATAATTCGGAACATATGGACTTGGTGGAAGCGCTTACCGCTATTGCCATTGAAGAAATGCAGCATTTCCAAATGGTGGTGGATATTATTAAGCAGCGGGGCTATACCCTTGGTCGTGAACGTAAAGATGATTACGTAGGCAAACTGGTTAAATTCAGCCGTAGAGATGGTAGCAGGAATTCAGCTTTTATTGATCGTCTTCTATTTGCAGCAATGATTGAAGCGAGAAGCTGCGAGCGATTCCGTGTATTGTCGCAAAATATCAAAGACCAGGAATTGGCAAAATTTTATCACGATTTAATGGTTTCAGAAGCAGGGCACTATACCATCTTTCTAAACTTTGCCCGTAAATATACCATTGATATTGATGTCGAAAAAAGATGGAAAGAATGGCTTGAATTTGAGGGAGAACTGATCCAAAGCTTTGGAAACAAAGAAGCAATTCACGGATAA
- a CDS encoding hemolysin III family protein yields the protein MKEIKAKFTRKQELINGLIHGIGVLFGISGLPVLVGIATAHNNVPAIVGAGIYGFCFLMLFTCSTVYHLAIELRVKRLFEILDHISIYFLIAGTYTPFLLIYMDNTFGITLLSVLWGLTLLGAFFKIWYTGKFNIISTVIYLLMGWMMLIGGKKFFAVLPASVVIMLFIGAGLYSAGTVFYTFGKRTYSHAIWHSLSLAAAICHYVAVLLSM from the coding sequence ATGAAGGAAATTAAGGCCAAATTTACCAGAAAACAGGAGCTCATCAACGGATTAATTCATGGTATTGGTGTACTGTTCGGTATTAGTGGTTTACCGGTATTAGTTGGCATCGCCACGGCCCATAACAATGTACCTGCCATAGTTGGTGCCGGAATATATGGATTTTGTTTCCTCATGTTATTCACCTGTTCTACGGTATACCATCTGGCGATTGAACTAAGGGTAAAAAGACTCTTCGAAATTTTGGATCACATCAGTATTTACTTTCTGATTGCAGGGACTTACACCCCCTTTTTACTGATCTACATGGACAATACTTTCGGAATTACATTACTTTCAGTATTATGGGGATTAACCCTTCTGGGTGCATTTTTTAAGATTTGGTATACAGGCAAGTTCAACATCATATCCACTGTCATTTACCTGTTAATGGGCTGGATGATGCTAATCGGTGGAAAAAAATTCTTTGCCGTGCTCCCGGCATCGGTAGTGATTATGCTATTTATCGGTGCAGGCTTGTATTCGGCAGGGACTGTTTTTTATACATTTGGCAAACGAACTTATTCCCATGCAATCTGGCATTCGCTGTCACTGGCAGCAGCCATCTGTCATTATGTGGCTGTATTGCTCTCGATGTAG
- a CDS encoding S41 family peptidase, which translates to MKTYLTLCFLFYSLLSCAQKPIYNIDAEELNPVTKMPKGWSFSFNDKQKLAYAVKIDSAVKQSGKYSISILKSGNQSEFGVIDYVIDKTFIGKSIELKGYIKTEQVDSGYAGLWMRIDGKDGVVAFDNMAKEMKNLKGTKDWKAYSITLPYDSEAAKEIHIGGLLVGKGKAWFDSFQLFIDGKAISEVPIKQMVLSKADLDTAFSKSSGIMPFKITPQIMNNLTLAGQFWGFLKYHHPSIAKGDYNWDAELFRFLPQAIKAKDNTELSKALEAYLDKLTIPLPNKEKPYTDNKIIAIKPDYGQLFDSSVFSKSLTEKLLSVRNCTRTSTHYYVSFMGVVGNPEFKNEKSYVKMAYPDAGYRILSLYRYWAMINYFFPYKDIIGTNWNNELKASIPDFVEAKDTQAYVLATLKIIAKINDTHANIWSYNESLSQFKGKYKLPFKADFIENKLVVTGYYGDTLNVKQKFLIGDIISNINGKSVDQLIKEFLPYTPASNYDTQLRDLPERFLLRGNTDVFTVELNRMGKKLIEKSNGLDIAYYPKFNPLSETKAFKLLNNEIGYIYPGKYKNSDLPAIKELFKNTKGMIIDMRCYPSDFMPFTFGNYIKSLSSPFVKFTKGELSQPGRFTYTEPLNNGALTGGIYSGKVVVIVNSTSQSQAEYTTMAFQSAPYVKVIGSTTAGADGNVSRIVLPGGISTMISGIGVFYPDGRPTQRVGVKIDYVLKPTIKGIIEGRDELLEKAKEMLGDLSK; encoded by the coding sequence ATGAAGACTTATTTAACGCTCTGTTTCTTATTTTACTCACTTCTTTCCTGCGCACAAAAACCAATCTATAATATAGATGCAGAAGAACTTAATCCGGTTACTAAAATGCCGAAAGGTTGGAGCTTTTCATTTAATGACAAGCAAAAGTTGGCTTACGCTGTGAAAATAGACAGCGCAGTTAAGCAGTCTGGCAAATATTCAATTTCTATTCTAAAATCAGGCAATCAATCTGAATTTGGCGTAATTGACTATGTAATTGACAAAACGTTCATCGGCAAAAGTATCGAGCTTAAGGGCTATATAAAAACTGAACAAGTAGACTCTGGCTATGCAGGTCTGTGGATGCGTATAGATGGTAAAGACGGTGTTGTTGCTTTCGATAATATGGCTAAGGAAATGAAAAATCTTAAGGGAACTAAAGATTGGAAAGCGTATTCAATAACTTTACCTTATGATAGTGAGGCGGCAAAGGAAATTCATATTGGAGGATTACTTGTAGGTAAGGGTAAGGCATGGTTTGACAGTTTTCAACTTTTTATTGACGGGAAAGCAATCAGCGAAGTGCCCATAAAGCAAATGGTTTTATCAAAAGCTGATTTAGATACCGCATTTAGTAAGTCATCTGGAATTATGCCTTTTAAAATTACACCCCAAATTATGAATAATTTAACGCTTGCCGGCCAGTTTTGGGGCTTTCTTAAATACCATCATCCATCAATTGCCAAAGGTGATTATAATTGGGATGCAGAATTATTTAGATTTTTGCCACAGGCTATTAAAGCAAAAGACAACACCGAGCTTAGCAAAGCATTAGAAGCTTATCTGGATAAGCTGACCATTCCTTTACCAAATAAGGAGAAACCATATACAGACAATAAGATTATTGCAATAAAACCCGATTATGGTCAGTTATTTGACAGTTCTGTTTTCTCAAAATCATTGACAGAGAAATTGCTTTCTGTTAGAAATTGCACAAGGACATCAACACATTATTACGTTTCCTTTATGGGAGTGGTTGGGAATCCTGAATTTAAAAATGAGAAGTCGTATGTAAAAATGGCTTATCCGGATGCCGGTTACAGGATACTAAGTTTATATCGTTATTGGGCGATGATCAATTACTTTTTCCCTTATAAAGATATAATTGGAACAAATTGGAATAATGAGCTAAAAGCCTCGATTCCTGATTTTGTGGAAGCTAAGGACACCCAGGCTTATGTTTTAGCAACTCTTAAAATAATAGCTAAGATAAACGATACTCATGCTAATATCTGGAGTTATAATGAAAGTTTAAGTCAATTTAAGGGAAAGTATAAACTTCCATTCAAAGCTGATTTTATTGAAAATAAATTAGTCGTTACTGGTTATTATGGAGATACGCTTAATGTAAAACAGAAATTTTTAATTGGCGATATTATTTCAAATATCAATGGTAAATCTGTAGATCAGTTGATAAAAGAATTTTTACCTTACACGCCAGCCTCAAATTACGACACCCAATTAAGGGACTTGCCAGAACGATTTTTACTTCGAGGGAATACAGACGTTTTTACAGTTGAACTAAATCGAATGGGGAAAAAGCTTATTGAAAAGTCAAATGGTCTTGATATAGCTTACTATCCGAAATTTAACCCTCTTTCAGAAACTAAGGCATTTAAGTTGTTAAATAATGAGATTGGATATATTTACCCGGGTAAATATAAAAACAGTGATCTGCCAGCGATAAAGGAGCTTTTTAAAAACACGAAAGGTATGATAATAGATATGCGTTGTTATCCTTCTGATTTTATGCCATTTACTTTCGGTAATTACATCAAATCATTATCGAGTCCTTTTGTGAAATTTACTAAGGGAGAATTATCTCAACCAGGGCGGTTTACCTATACTGAGCCCTTAAACAACGGAGCCTTAACTGGTGGCATTTATTCGGGTAAAGTAGTGGTAATTGTGAATTCGACTTCACAGAGCCAAGCTGAATACACAACAATGGCTTTTCAAAGCGCTCCTTATGTAAAAGTGATTGGTAGTACAACCGCAGGTGCAGATGGAAATGTATCAAGAATCGTATTACCGGGAGGCATTTCTACCATGATATCTGGTATAGGCGTATTTTATCCGGATGGTAGGCCAACACAGCGGGTAGGGGTCAAGATTGATTATGTTTTAAAACCAACGATAAAGGGCATTATAGAAGGTCGGGATGAATTGCTTGAAAAAGCAAAAGAAATGCTTGGCGATTTAAGCAAATGA
- a CDS encoding Rieske 2Fe-2S domain-containing protein has product MDRKDFLASIGLSATTFALINCIGCSKSSNSPSNGTSGPMNVDFSLDLTAGANAALNNNGGYLTANGVIVARTMSGTYIAVQRSCTHENYGLIYQGSASRFYCANHGATFSESGTVTNGPTSRPLTTYHTQLTGTSLRIYS; this is encoded by the coding sequence ATGGATAGGAAAGATTTTTTAGCCAGTATTGGATTATCAGCAACAACCTTTGCCTTAATCAATTGTATAGGTTGTTCAAAAAGTTCAAACTCACCATCAAATGGTACTTCAGGCCCAATGAATGTAGACTTCAGCTTAGATCTAACAGCGGGAGCAAATGCAGCACTGAACAATAATGGTGGATATTTGACTGCTAATGGCGTTATTGTTGCCCGTACCATGTCCGGAACCTACATTGCAGTACAAAGGTCCTGTACTCATGAAAACTACGGACTAATTTATCAGGGTAGTGCCAGCAGATTTTATTGTGCCAATCATGGTGCCACTTTTTCAGAGAGCGGAACGGTAACTAATGGCCCTACTTCAAGACCTTTAACAACTTACCATACGCAACTAACAGGCACTTCATTAAGAATTTATAGTTAA
- a CDS encoding thioredoxin family protein, whose translation MKLLLIALLSFIPVSLIWNINFNEAQLQAKTSHHQILINFSGSDWCGPCIRLRKEILESEAFETYAKEHLVLVRADFPRQKKNQLPADQVKQNEALAEKYNPDGKFPYTLLIDENGKVLKSWDGYPSNMTPEKFVQEINAYQSGK comes from the coding sequence ATGAAATTATTATTAATCGCATTACTTAGCTTTATTCCTGTCTCCTTAATCTGGAATATAAATTTCAACGAAGCACAGCTACAAGCTAAAACCTCACATCATCAAATCCTGATCAATTTTTCAGGATCTGATTGGTGTGGCCCTTGTATCCGTTTAAGAAAAGAAATTCTGGAATCGGAAGCCTTTGAAACCTATGCTAAAGAACACCTGGTATTGGTGCGTGCAGATTTCCCACGACAAAAGAAAAACCAATTACCTGCTGACCAGGTTAAACAAAATGAGGCTCTGGCAGAAAAATACAACCCTGATGGTAAATTCCCATATACCCTACTGATAGATGAAAATGGTAAAGTATTAAAATCATGGGATGGATATCCCAGCAATATGACACCTGAAAAATTTGTTCAGGAAATCAACGCTTATCAGTCTGGTAAATAA
- a CDS encoding FAD:protein FMN transferase → MKTKATYNRVLKLMGNRFEFTVITDDEATGQNAIDAAIAEVSRIETLLSTFKDASQTSLINKYAGIKPVKVDMEVIKLIQRSVKISDITQGAFDITYGSIDKSLWNFDVNMTSLPDFETALQSVSLINYQNVMIDTESSTVMLKNEGMRIGFGGIGKGYAADKAKQILQNLGIEHGIVNAAGDLITWGRQLTDTPWTIGIADPNQSDRPFSALNISNMAIATSGNYEKYATIKGRKYSHTIDPKTGLPVSGIKSVSIICPSAELADALATPIIVMGVEVGLDLINQLEQIACIIIDDNDQLYTSKNINVKH, encoded by the coding sequence ATGAAAACGAAGGCTACTTATAATCGTGTTTTAAAACTGATGGGCAACCGTTTTGAGTTTACCGTAATTACTGACGATGAAGCTACGGGACAAAATGCAATTGATGCAGCCATAGCGGAGGTTAGCCGGATTGAAACATTACTCAGCACCTTTAAAGATGCCAGTCAAACCAGCCTGATCAATAAATATGCAGGGATAAAGCCGGTAAAAGTCGATATGGAAGTCATAAAGCTCATTCAGCGTTCAGTAAAGATATCTGACATTACCCAGGGTGCGTTTGACATTACCTATGGTTCCATTGATAAAAGCTTATGGAACTTTGATGTAAACATGACTTCTCTACCCGATTTCGAAACCGCATTACAATCGGTAAGCCTGATCAATTATCAGAACGTAATGATAGATACTGAAAGTTCAACCGTGATGCTAAAAAACGAAGGAATGCGCATTGGATTTGGAGGTATAGGAAAGGGATATGCAGCCGATAAAGCTAAACAAATACTGCAAAACCTGGGAATTGAGCATGGAATAGTGAATGCCGCCGGCGACTTAATTACCTGGGGCCGCCAATTGACGGATACACCATGGACAATAGGCATTGCAGACCCAAATCAAAGCGACCGCCCTTTTTCGGCATTAAACATTAGCAATATGGCTATTGCCACATCCGGAAATTATGAAAAATATGCAACTATAAAGGGCCGGAAATACTCACATACCATTGATCCAAAAACAGGCTTACCTGTGAGTGGAATTAAAAGTGTAAGTATCATTTGTCCCAGTGCTGAACTGGCTGATGCACTCGCTACACCTATAATTGTAATGGGTGTTGAGGTAGGTCTTGATCTGATTAACCAACTGGAACAAATAGCCTGCATCATCATAGATGATAATGACCAGTTGTATACTTCCAAAAATATTAATGTAAAACACTGA
- a CDS encoding DUF4266 domain-containing protein, with protein MKTSIQLSVLLSASIFVLSLFEACTAVKPYQKNRLNDAEMALSSRTVQKFEQSFQLYREGGSGANGGKSGGGCGCN; from the coding sequence ATGAAAACGTCCATTCAACTATCTGTACTTCTGAGTGCAAGCATTTTTGTTCTTAGCCTATTCGAAGCTTGCACTGCAGTTAAACCCTATCAAAAAAACCGACTAAATGATGCCGAAATGGCGCTATCCTCCAGAACTGTGCAGAAATTTGAACAGAGTTTCCAATTATATCGTGAGGGTGGTTCTGGTGCTAATGGCGGCAAAAGCGGTGGTGGCTGTGGTTGTAACTAA
- a CDS encoding DUF3570 domain-containing protein, whose amino-acid sequence MRKIYLHVLMLFLGVLGANGQIKIKPTPSDTSNYQSRKLKIDEINLVSAYYHQDGNNSAVTGGIGTEKLTDFANTIDLQLSKFNKAGNKNTFFFELGIDHYTSASSDKIDPSTISSASMSDTRIYPSLNWTHSNEKTGNAFGFTGSFSTEYDYHSLGAGFNLTRLSKDKNTQFDLKLQAFLDTWKVILPIELRAATSLTNGRAPKDEGSSPRNSFSASFSLSQVINQRLQAQLIIEPAYQEGLLATKYQRVYFTDGSLRAETLPDQRYKLPIAARVNYFATDQIIIRSYYRYYIDNWGIRAHTAELEVPVKLTSFISISPFYRYNKQTGTRYFAPYGQHAPSAEYFTSDYDLSALNSNFYGAGIRLAPPHGVFGWQHLNMLELRYGHYNRSTGLVSNIITLNLKVK is encoded by the coding sequence ATGAGAAAGATCTATCTGCATGTACTCATGCTATTCTTAGGCGTTTTAGGTGCCAATGGGCAAATTAAAATTAAACCCACTCCTTCCGACACCAGTAACTACCAAAGCAGGAAACTCAAAATTGATGAGATTAACCTGGTATCAGCCTATTACCATCAGGATGGTAACAACTCCGCTGTTACAGGTGGCATTGGGACTGAAAAACTAACTGATTTTGCAAATACTATAGATTTGCAATTGTCTAAATTTAACAAAGCAGGGAACAAAAACACCTTTTTCTTTGAACTGGGGATAGATCATTATACTTCCGCATCATCAGACAAGATCGATCCAAGTACGATTTCTTCTGCATCCATGTCCGATACACGCATTTATCCATCCTTAAACTGGACACACAGTAACGAGAAAACAGGAAATGCCTTTGGTTTTACGGGCTCCTTTTCAACTGAATACGATTATCATTCGTTAGGAGCAGGATTTAACCTTACCCGTTTATCTAAAGATAAAAATACACAGTTCGATCTTAAGTTGCAGGCATTTTTGGATACCTGGAAAGTAATTCTACCTATTGAACTAAGGGCTGCCACCAGTCTTACTAATGGTAGAGCACCTAAGGACGAAGGTTCTAGTCCGAGAAATTCATTCAGTGCTTCCTTCTCACTTTCACAGGTTATTAATCAAAGATTACAAGCACAGCTCATAATTGAACCCGCTTATCAGGAGGGCTTACTAGCTACCAAATACCAGCGTGTTTACTTTACAGATGGCTCTTTAAGGGCAGAGACCCTTCCTGATCAACGTTATAAATTACCCATTGCTGCAAGGGTAAATTATTTTGCAACCGACCAGATCATCATCCGCAGTTATTACCGTTACTATATAGATAACTGGGGAATCAGGGCACATACAGCAGAACTGGAAGTTCCGGTAAAATTAACCTCCTTTATATCCATAAGCCCATTTTATCGTTACAACAAACAAACCGGAACCCGGTATTTTGCTCCTTATGGGCAACATGCTCCCTCTGCAGAATATTTTACCAGTGATTATGATCTGTCGGCACTAAATAGTAATTTTTATGGAGCCGGTATCCGTCTTGCCCCACCACATGGTGTTTTTGGATGGCAACATTTAAACATGTTGGAATTAAGATATGGACACTATAACAGATCAACAGGATTGGTTTCTAACATCATTACCTTAAATTTAAAAGTAAAATAA
- a CDS encoding VIT1/CCC1 transporter family protein: MKHAEKHLESSDFITDMVIGMSDGLTVPFALAAGLSGAVSSNTIVITAGIAEIVAGCIAMGLGGYLAGRTELEHYESELKREYQEVQDMPEEERAEVKAIFADYGIDEAGQELIVQALSKDKKKWVDFMMKFELGLEEPNPNRARNSAITIGLAYVVGGMLPLSAYFFTDHPHNGLMLSAVITTICLFVFGYFKSKVTGQPPLMGALKVTAIGLIAAAAAFGIAKIIS, from the coding sequence TTGAAACACGCAGAAAAACATTTGGAAAGCTCGGATTTCATCACAGATATGGTGATTGGAATGAGTGATGGATTAACGGTGCCATTTGCACTTGCAGCAGGTTTAAGCGGGGCTGTTAGTAGCAATACCATTGTAATCACTGCCGGAATCGCTGAGATTGTTGCCGGTTGCATTGCTATGGGATTGGGTGGCTATTTGGCCGGGAGAACGGAGTTGGAGCATTATGAGAGTGAATTGAAGCGGGAGTATCAGGAAGTACAGGATATGCCGGAGGAAGAGCGGGCGGAAGTAAAAGCTATTTTTGCAGATTATGGTATTGATGAAGCAGGGCAGGAGCTGATTGTGCAAGCCCTAAGCAAGGATAAAAAGAAGTGGGTAGATTTTATGATGAAATTTGAACTGGGCCTGGAGGAGCCTAATCCCAACCGGGCGAGAAATTCAGCCATCACCATTGGACTGGCTTATGTGGTAGGCGGAATGCTGCCTTTATCTGCCTATTTTTTTACTGACCATCCGCATAATGGATTAATGCTTTCGGCGGTGATCACTACAATTTGCTTGTTCGTATTCGGTTATTTTAAAAGCAAGGTTACCGGGCAGCCACCGTTGATGGGTGCTTTGAAAGTGACAGCTATAGGATTGATTGCTGCTGCTGCTGCCTTTGGGATTGCAAAAATAATTAGTTGA
- a CDS encoding Na+/H+ antiporter, producing the protein MIANFPFYLSLIIAIVLLIMLANKIKVAYPVLLVVAGLAISLIPGIPALHIDPELIFLIFLPPLLYEAAWAVSWKEMWRWRRIIVSFAFIVVFLTALSVAFAANHFIPGFSLALGFLLGGIVSPPDAVSAGAILKFVKVPKRLSSILEGESLLNDASSLIIFRFALIAVATGQFIWQEAALSFSWMLIGGVAIGLLVGWIFMKAHKYLPTDANTDIVLTIVTPYLMYLAAEEVYSSGVLAVVSGGLLLSNKRHLFLSSTSRLRGVNVWESLCFVLNGLVFMLIGLDLPQITAGLEGVSISSAIGYGVLITVVLILGRILSAYGAVIVTLIARNFITVADARNPGYKVPIIIGWTGMRGVVSLAAALSIPVQLADGSAFPQRNLILFITFIVILLTLLLQGLTLPYLIRKIQIPNLDETLPEEQVYHTIKKQLAEHALLHLRTNYSKQLNHQPALQQMALKWEQNSAIGEDEFMAEECKVIYIDILNQQRQWLMNKNRDEAVLDEEIIRKHLKYLDLEEEKLQFM; encoded by the coding sequence ATGATAGCAAATTTCCCTTTTTATCTGAGCTTAATTATAGCTATTGTATTGCTGATCATGTTGGCAAATAAAATAAAAGTAGCCTACCCGGTTTTACTGGTAGTGGCAGGATTGGCTATCAGTCTTATTCCAGGCATACCGGCTTTACATATTGACCCTGAACTCATCTTCTTAATCTTTTTACCGCCATTGTTATATGAAGCTGCCTGGGCTGTTTCCTGGAAAGAAATGTGGCGTTGGCGACGCATCATCGTGAGCTTTGCTTTTATCGTAGTATTTCTTACCGCACTATCGGTAGCATTTGCGGCCAATCATTTTATACCCGGTTTTTCTCTGGCTTTAGGCTTCCTGCTTGGCGGCATAGTATCTCCACCAGATGCAGTAAGTGCGGGAGCCATATTGAAATTTGTAAAAGTACCTAAAAGATTGTCCTCTATTTTAGAGGGTGAAAGTTTGCTGAATGACGCTTCGTCACTGATTATTTTTCGCTTTGCGTTAATAGCTGTGGCTACAGGTCAATTTATCTGGCAAGAAGCTGCACTAAGCTTTAGCTGGATGCTGATTGGTGGAGTGGCTATCGGTTTGCTTGTTGGATGGATTTTTATGAAGGCACATAAATATTTGCCCACTGATGCCAATACCGATATTGTATTGACAATTGTCACACCTTATCTGATGTACCTTGCCGCTGAAGAGGTATACAGCTCAGGTGTACTTGCTGTCGTAAGTGGCGGCTTGCTGCTCTCCAACAAGCGGCATCTATTTCTAAGCAGTACTTCGCGCCTGCGTGGGGTAAATGTTTGGGAAAGCCTTTGTTTCGTATTGAACGGATTAGTATTTATGCTTATAGGATTGGACCTGCCCCAAATTACTGCAGGACTGGAAGGTGTAAGCATTTCATCTGCAATTGGCTATGGTGTACTAATTACAGTCGTATTGATATTGGGACGAATATTATCGGCTTATGGTGCAGTGATTGTTACCCTCATTGCGCGTAATTTTATCACCGTTGCTGATGCAAGAAATCCAGGCTACAAAGTTCCTATAATTATTGGCTGGACTGGTATGCGTGGAGTGGTATCTCTAGCTGCTGCATTATCGATTCCTGTACAATTGGCTGATGGTTCTGCATTTCCACAGCGCAACCTCATTCTCTTTATTACATTTATTGTTATCCTGTTAACCTTATTGCTACAAGGATTAACCTTACCATATTTAATCAGAAAAATACAAATTCCCAATCTTGATGAAACCTTGCCGGAAGAGCAAGTGTATCATACCATAAAAAAGCAATTGGCCGAACATGCCCTGTTACATTTAAGAACCAATTATAGTAAACAGCTCAATCATCAACCTGCACTGCAGCAAATGGCGCTTAAATGGGAACAAAATAGTGCCATAGGCGAGGATGAATTCATGGCTGAAGAATGCAAGGTGATATACATTGATATCCTTAACCAGCAAAGGCAATGGCTGATGAACAAAAACAGAGATGAAGCAGTGCTAGATGAAGAAATTATCCGTAAGCATTTGAAATATCTCGATCTGGAAGAAGAAAAGCTGCAGTTTATGTAA
- a CDS encoding ionic transporter y4hA: MNKKLPLPLWTILSPIVAWLAYFGISLDLGILYTFFLAAVLIAAVLAAVHHAEVIAHRVGEPFGTLLLALAITVIEVALIVSLMLTGGPDTAALARDTVLAAVMIILTGIIGLCLLVGGAKFKEQVFSLPGVSAAVVTLTAILVLTLILPNYTTSKVGPEYTPAQLIFVAVVCLVLYGAFIMVQTIRHRDFFLPPGDDGNEEVHAEPPTTKVALWSTFLLILSLGIVVLLAKALAPDIENAVVNLGAPKSLVGVIIAAVVLLPEGLAAYRAARKNRLQTSLNLALGSALASIGLTIPAVAIVSMVTGMTITLGIDMKATVLLLLAQFTIMLSLATGRTNILQGIVLMVIFMVYLFTIIAP; this comes from the coding sequence ATGAACAAAAAATTACCACTACCCTTATGGACCATTCTATCCCCAATCGTAGCCTGGCTAGCCTATTTTGGTATTTCATTGGATTTGGGGATTTTATACACATTCTTTCTTGCTGCTGTACTTATTGCTGCAGTACTTGCTGCAGTGCATCATGCTGAAGTTATCGCTCACCGTGTTGGGGAGCCATTTGGTACTTTACTGCTCGCACTTGCAATTACGGTAATTGAGGTTGCACTAATTGTTTCGCTAATGCTAACCGGTGGCCCGGATACGGCTGCACTTGCCCGTGATACGGTTCTGGCTGCAGTGATGATTATTTTAACCGGAATTATTGGTTTGTGCTTATTGGTGGGGGGCGCTAAGTTTAAAGAACAGGTATTTAGTTTGCCGGGGGTAAGTGCAGCTGTGGTGACCCTTACAGCGATATTGGTGTTGACGTTAATTCTTCCAAATTATACGACAAGTAAGGTTGGCCCTGAATACACTCCGGCTCAGCTTATTTTTGTGGCTGTAGTGTGCCTGGTATTGTATGGTGCTTTTATAATGGTCCAGACCATCAGGCACCGCGATTTCTTTTTACCTCCGGGGGATGATGGGAATGAGGAGGTACATGCTGAGCCACCAACTACTAAAGTCGCATTATGGAGTACTTTTTTATTGATTTTATCTCTTGGGATTGTGGTGTTGCTTGCAAAGGCCCTGGCACCGGATATAGAAAATGCAGTAGTTAACTTAGGTGCGCCAAAATCATTGGTTGGGGTAATCATTGCTGCGGTAGTATTGTTACCTGAAGGGCTTGCGGCCTATCGTGCAGCGAGAAAGAACCGTTTACAAACCAGTCTGAACCTGGCTTTGGGGTCTGCATTGGCCAGTATAGGTTTGACTATTCCGGCCGTTGCAATTGTATCTATGGTAACAGGAATGACCATTACCCTGGGAATTGATATGAAGGCGACCGTATTGTTGCTCCTGGCACAGTTTACCATCATGCTTTCGCTGGCAACTGGTCGTACCAATATATTGCAGGGTATCGTACTGATGGTGATATTTATGGTTTATCTTTTCACCATTATAGCCCCTTAA